Proteins encoded by one window of Mercenaria mercenaria strain notata chromosome 4, MADL_Memer_1, whole genome shotgun sequence:
- the LOC123523834 gene encoding uncharacterized protein LOC123523834, whose product MDPAKTSSRRTRKLTIKGQEMYELRVCEFGRVLFNIHQTIEENITLVETYKENKTVLGELKQILEEEHHKYVTLSDQLCVYLKQAKTKEAEAELSSHLIIRQSVEEKVKYAQEFVNEQIGESIEQSEVAQSEVAQSEASATETKNLNDNNSQSRDNVSVKSNQQQSGGSVKSQKTRNSQSVGKSRSTHSTSSSKSKMSQMLITKKSNLETAKIRLKIAEEEEKLKRQQTEFEINVKREQADKQAQVEKGQKELEASLHILQCKKEVLETEAELKVVEEIASLEVDNTELPSEVDNRSIFVKEYIDNLPEITRVDGCVNSLPLHSNPCTEVVETSMQNKLDNTKTFLSPLENQSNLGIPEPTSQVEKDENNSTPQGAGVSELTKYIMKKDLLLSRLSNFDDRAERYFSWKNSFLNIVKELDVTATEELDLLARWLGPESKRQAVSIRVSNPHNEQNALNKTWERLDERFGAPEQVAESLRRRLESFPKVTVTERHKLYELSDLLSEIASVKENERYKMSLSYFDSALGVNNAVCKLPVFIQNKWVDHASSYKVQHNVMYPPFHVFVEFVKKMAVRQNDPSFRIQSNDSQKGDSTVHVKQMNKVKSVNTRKTNLETSQRFETKNLKCVIHGNESKHKLKHCRTFQAKSIPEKKEIVQKNGICFKCLNGKHLAKDCKESVSCEKCNSSRHCTTFHIDRPEALTGYGGEHHQQDPSSRVNVSCTEVCGDPLTTGKSCTKTVLVRVYPEDQPDRAITCYAIIDDQSNKSLAKSELFDKVGNNTDTIDYILSSCAGKVARSGRCTSGICVEPFDGSCVLKCPQLIECNEIPDTKKEVATPAVARQYKHLRDIQHLIPEIDSHADVLLLLGRDLLAAHHVIDQRIGAENEPYAQRLRLGWVVVGETCLGMIHRNDQNMIIVNKTNVLFNGRSSMFLPCENKFEIKDTVFQRTVEDDSPGLSREDREFLDMMEKEMTKSESGHIIAPLPFRKARRKLPNNFEQARRRAENLSRDLKRNPAKREHFVEFMKNIFEKKHAEEAPSVDKGEEVWYLPIFGVYHPKKPNKIRVVFDSAAKFEGVCLNDVLLKGPDLTNNLVAVLLNFRKERFAAMADVEQMFFNFEVQEKHRNFLRFLWFKDNDPAKSLVTYRMRVHVFGNSPSPAVATYGIRQAVCDHNSDIDCDDVCDYVKKSFYVDDGLVSKAHENELISLIKRTQARLQDGGVIRLHKIVSNSTAVLSSFPPGDLAKNITEIDFSSETPCIQKSLGLSWNVVKDVFSFQVSTDKKPYTKRGLLSTINGLFDPLGYVAPVILGGRLIMRKAIQDNNLGWDDPLPENLKREWTDWQKSLVHLVQLEIPRAFTEMSFEHSIKRELHVFSDASKEAIAAVVYIRIYESTGNSHIGFVLGKSRLAPTHGHTVPRLELCAAVVATELAAFVQKYLDIPSQSTYFYTDSQVVLGYINNEARRFYVYVANRVDRILKLSSRNQWNFVPTERNPADHGTRPVSTINMKDCKWLTGIESGLQRNIENQHVQFKLVEPEEDVEVRPVVKVNKIEVRKANLGGHRFERFSSWNRLVLAISCLKRISNKSHKNVQTDTRNNVEFKKAAEIMILKEAQRESYSKEIDLLKTDKSVARDSSLVKLSPILDSNDLLRVGGRIRNARLDTGEKTPIIIPGKHHIAMLLVRHFHQLISHQGRHLTEGAVRSAGYWITSGKRLISRVIHNCVRCRKLRRPTEHQKMADLPICRLTPSPPFTYVGVDTFGPWSIVSRRTRGGLSNSKRWAILFSCLNTRSVHIEVIEEMSASSFINALRRFIAIRGPVKEFYSDRGTNFIGAVGEMGMDKVNVEDTDIKGFLRNHSAVWYFSAPHSSHMNGSWERMIGLARRILDSMLCDISTKHFTHEVLCTLMSEVMCIINSRPITTVSDDPTSPAVLSPNVLLTQKVNSDIEPLQNFDLKDMYKSQWRQVQVLADQFWKRWRVQYLHSLQVRRKWQTERSNIKSGDVVLMMDSNVPRIHWPVGIVENVFPSSDGLVRKVSIRVINEGKVANYTRPITQLVHLLSE is encoded by the coding sequence ATGGATCCCGCTAAGACTTCCTCAAGAAGAACAAGAAAACTTACAATTAAGGGACAAGAAATGTATGAATTAAGAGTCTGCGAATTTGGCCGTGTTCTGTTTAATATTCATCAAACAATAGAAGAAAACATTACACTAGTAGaaacatataaagaaaataaaactgttctagGAGAACTAAAACAAATATTAGAAGAAGAACACCACAAATACGTAACATTATCAGACCAATTATGTGTTTATTTGAAACAAGCTAAAACCAAAGAAGCAGAAGCCGAATTAAGTTCGCATTTAATTATCAGACAGTCTGTGGAAGAAAAGGTCAAGTATGCTCAAGAGTTTGTAAATGAACAAATAGGTGAATCTATTGAACAGAGTGAAGTAGCACAGAGTGAAGTAGCACAGAGTGAAGCATCGGCTACAGAGACAAAGAACCTTAACGACAATAACAGTCAAAGTCGAGATAATGTTTCAGTGAAAAGTAACCAACAACAGTCTGGTGGTTCGGTTAAAAGTCAAAAAACTCGGAACAGTCAAAGTGTTGGAAAAAGTCGAAGTACACATTCAACTTCATCAAGTAAAAGTAAGATGAGCCAAATGCTGATAACAAAGAAATCCAATCTTGAAACAGctaaaataagattaaaaatAGCAGAAGAGGAAGAAAAGTTAAAAAGGCAACAAACtgagtttgaaataaatgtaaaaagagAACAAGCAGACAAACAAGCACAAGTTGAAAAAGGACAAAAGGAATTAGAAGCCAGTTTACACATTTTACAGTGTAAAAAAGAAGTACTTGAAACTGAAGCAGAGTTGAAAGTAGTAGAAGAAATAGCTAGTCTTGAAGTTGACAACACAGAATTACCTTCAGAAGTTGACAACAGAAGTATCTTCGTGAAAGAGTACATAGACAATTTACCTGAAATCACTAGAGTTGACGGGTGTGTAAACAGTTTACCTCTACACAGCAATCCTTGTACTGAAGTAGTGGAAACTTCTATGCAAAATAAACTTGACAATACTAAAACTTTTTTATCACCATTGGAAAACCAATCGAATCTTGGAATCCCCGAACCCACTTCACAAGTCGAGAAAGATGAAAACAATTCTACACCCCAAGGTGCAGGAGTATCAGAACTTACGAAATATATCATGAAGAAAGATCTTTTATTGTCGCGTTTATCTAATTTTGATGACCGTGCAGAGAGATACTTCAGTTGGAAAAATAGTTTCCTCAATATAGTGAAAGAATTAGACGTGACAGCCACAGAGGAACTTGATCTTTTAGCACGTTGGTTGGGACCAGAATCTAAGCGACAAGCTGTGAGCATTAGAGTTTCTAATCCACACAATGAACAGAACGCGTTAAATAAAACATGGGAAAGACTTGATGAGCGTTTTGGAGCACCTGAGCAAGTTGCGGAATCCCTAAGAAGAAGACTAGAAAGTTTTCCCAAAGTGACAGTAACAGAGAGACATAAATTGTATGAGTTGTCTGATTTGTTATCAGAAATTGCAAGTGTTAAAGAGAATGAGAGATATAAAATGTCACTATCATATTTTGATTCTGCATTAGGTGTTAACAATGCTGTGTGTAAATTACCTGTATTTATACAAAACAAGTGGGTAGATCATGCTAGTTCTTATAAGGTTCAACATAATGTTATGTATCCtccttttcatgtttttgttgaatttgtaaagaaaatggcTGTTAGACAAAATGACCCCAGTTTCAGAATTCAATCAAATGATAGTCAAAAAGGAGATAGTACAGTACATGTAAAGCAAATGAATAAGGTCAAATCAGTGAACACtagaaaaacaaatttagaaactTCACAAAGGTTTGAAACTAAAAATCTCAAGTGTGTTATTCATGGAAATGAatccaaacataaattaaaacacTGTCGTACATTTCAGGCAAAATCTATTCCTGAGAAAAAGGAAATTGTGCAAAAAAATGGTATATGTTTCAAGTGTTTAAATGGTAAACATCTGGCGAAAGATTGTAAAGAATCTGTTAGTTGTGAAAAATGTAACAGTTCTCGTCATTGCACTACATTTCATATTGATCGTCCTGAAGCATTAACAGGTTATGGCGGGGAACATCACCAACAGGACCCATCTTCACGGGTTAATGTAAGCTGTACAGAAGTATGTGGAGATCCTTTAACCACTGGTAAATCATGTACAAAAACTGTGTTAGTGCGTGTATATCCTGAAGACCAACCTGACAGAGCAATTACGTGTTACGCCATTATAGATGACCAGAGTAACAAATCACTTGCTAAATCTGAACTCTTTGATAAAGTAGGTAACAATACAGACACTATAgattatattttatcatcatgtGCAGGAAAAGTAGCCAGATCAGGAAGATGTACATCAGGAATTTGTGTTGAACCTTTTGATGGTTCATGCGTATTGAAATGTCCACAACTGATTGAATGTAATGAAATTCCAGACACCAAGAAAGAAGTTGCTACTCCAGCAGTTGCAAGacaatataaacatttaagaGATATACAACATTTGATTCCAGAGATTGATTCTCATGCAGATGTTTTGTTATTATTGGGAAGAGACCTTCTTGCAGCACATCACGTTATAGACCAGAGAATAGGAGCTGAAAACGAACCATACGCACAACGTCTCCGATTGGGTTGGGTTGTCGTAGGAGAAACATGTTTAGGCATGATACATCGCAATGATCAAAACATGATTATAGTAAACAAAACCAATGTTTTGTTTAATGGGCGTAGTTCAATGTTTTTGCCTTGTGAAAACAAATTTGAGATCAAAGATACtgtttttcaaagaactgttgaaGACGATAGTCCAGGATTATCGCGAGAAGACAGAGAATTTCTTGACATGATggaaaaagaaatgacaaaatctgaaagtgGTCACATCATTGCACCGTTACCATTTCGTAAAGCGAGACGCAAGCTTCCAAACAATTTTGAACAAGCTAGACGTAGAGCAGAGAATTTATCACGGGATTTGAAGCGGAATCCTGCCAAACGAGAGCATTTCGTTGAATTCATGAAAAACATATTTGAGAAGAAACATGCAGAAGAAGCTCCTTCTGTAGATAAAGGTGAAGAAGTTTGGTACCTCCCAATATTTGGTGTGTATCACCCGAAAAAGCCAAACAAAATTCGTGTTGTATTTGATTCTGCTGCCAAATTTGAAGGAGTTTGTTTAAATGATGTTTTGTTAAAGGGACCGGACTTGACGAACAATCTTGTTGctgttttattgaattttcggaAAGAAAGATTCGCTGCAATGGCTGATGTGGagcaaatgttttttaattttgaggtTCAAGAAAAACATAGAAATTTCTTACGCTTTCTCTGGTTCAAAGACAACGATCCAGCAAAGTCACTGGTTACATATAGAATGCGTGTACATGTTTTCGGAAATTCACCATCTCCTGCAGTTGCGACATACGGTATTCGTCAAGCTGTGTGTGATCATAACTCGGACATTGATTGTGATGATGTGTGTGACTACGTCAAGAAAAGTTTTTATGTTGACGACGGGCTGGTTTCAAAGGCGCATGAAAATGAATTGATAAGTTTAATCAAACGGACACAGGCAAGATTACAAGATGGAGGTGTTATTCGACTCCATAAGATAGTGTCGAACAGTACAGCTGTTTTAAGCAGTTTTCCACCAGGTGACTTAGCAAAGAACATTACTGAAATTGACTTTAGTTCGGAAACACCATGTATACAAAAAAGTTTAGGTCTGAGCTGGAATGTAGTGAAAGATGTATTCTCATTTCAGGTGTCTACAGATAAGAAACCGTACACCAAAAGAGGTCTGCTGTCTACTATAAATGGATTGTTCGATCCCCTTGGTTATGTGGCACCAGTTATATTAGGCGGTCGTCTTATAATGAGAAAGGCCATCCAAGACAATAATCTGGGCTGGGATGATCCATTGCCGGAAAACTTAAAGAGAGAATGGACAGACTGGCAAAAATCTCTTGTTCATCTTGTGCAGCTGGAAATACCACGTGCCTTTACAGAAATGTCATTTGAACATAGTATAAAACGCGAACTTCATGTATTTTCAGATGCATCCAAGGAGGCTATCGCCGCAGTGGTCTATATTCGTATATATGAATCAACCGGAAATTCTCACATTGGGTTTGTACTTGGAAAATCGCGGTTAGCTCCTACCCACGGACATACAGTTCCAAGGTTAGAGTTATGTGCTGCTGTAGTAGCTACAGAACTGGCTGCATTTGTACAGAAATATTTAGACATACCATCTCAGTCAACATATTTCTACACAGATAGCCAGGTGGTCTTAGGCTATATAAACAATGAAGCACGTAGGTTTTATGTGTATGTGGCAAATAGAGTTGATAGAATCTTAAAGTTGTCGTCGCGTAATCAATGGAACTTTGTGCCTACTGAAAGAAACCCAGCAGATCATGGTACACGTCCAGTGAGTACAATCAATATGAAGGACTGTAAATGGTTGACAGGAATAGAATCTGGGTTGCAgagaaatattgaaaatcaacATGTACAGTTTAAACTAGTAGAGCCTGAAGAAGATGTAGAAGTTCGCCCAGTTGTAAAAGTGAACAAGATAGAAGTGAGAAAGGCGAATCTTGGTGGACATCGTTTTGAGCGTTTTTCATCCTGGAATAGACTGGTTCTAGCAATTTCGTGTTTGaaaagaatttcaaataaatctCATAAAAATGTACAGACTGATACAAGAAACAATGTAGAATTCAAGAAAGCTGCAGAGATTATGATTCTGAAAGAAGCTCAAAGGGAATCCTATTCTAAAGAAATAGATTTATTAAAAACTGACAAATCAGTTGCTAGAGACAGTAGTTTAGTGAAGCTCTCACCTATTTTAGACTCCAATGACTTGTTAAGGGTTGGTGGTAGAATAAGAAATGCCAGGTTAGACACAGGGGAGAAAACTCCTATAATAATACCAGGAAAGCATCATATCGCAATGCTTCTAGTTAGACACTTTCACCAGTTGATATCTCATCAGGGTCGTCATCTGACTGAAGGAGCAGTACGTTCAGCTGGATATTGGATTACAAGTGGAAAACGACTTATTAGTCGTGTAATTCATAACTGCGTTAGATGTCGTAAGTTAAGAAGACCTACTGAACACCAGAAAATGGCGGATCTTCCAATTTGTCGCTTGACTCCAAGTCCTCCTTTCACATACGTGGGCGTCGATACCTTTGGGCCTTGGTCTATAGTTTCCAGACGTACAAGAGGTGGTTTAAGCAATAGTAAACGCTGGGCAATACTGTTTTCATGTTTGAATACTAGATCAGTCCATATTGAGGTGATAGAGGAGATGAGTGCTTCATCATTTATAAATGCGTTAAGGAGATTCATTGCCATTAGAGGTCCAGTGAAAGAGTTTTACTCAGACCGTGGAACAAACTTTATAGGAGCTGTTGGAGAAATGGGTATGGACAAAGTGAATGTAGAAGATACAGATATTAAAGGTTTTCTAAGAAATCACAGTGCTGTCTGGTATTTCAGTGCACCTCATTCGTCACATATGAATGGATCGTGGGAAAGAATGATTGGTTTGGCCAGAAGGATTTTGGACTCCATGTTGTGTGATATTAGTACTAAACATTTTACTCATGAAGTACTTTGTACGTTGATGTCTGAAGTCATGTGTATTATTAACAGTAGACCAATTACCACTGTGTCAGATGACCCAACTTCTCCAGCCGTTCTTTCTCCAAATGTACTGTTGACGCAAAAGGTGAATTCCGACATTGAACCTCTTCAGAACTTTGATTTAAAAGACATGTATAAATCTCAGTGGCGGCAGGTACAAGTACTAGCTGATCAATTCTGGAAACGTTGGAGAGTTCAGTATCTTCACAGTCTACAAGTTAGGAGAAAATGGCAAACTGAACGTTCAAATATAAAGTCTGGTGATGTTGTATTAATGATGGATAGTAATGTACCGCGTATTCACTGGCCAGTAGGAATTGTAGAAAATGTGTTTCCTAGTTCTGACGGACTTGTACGTAAAGTTTCGATACGTGTGATAAATGAAGGCAAAGTTGCGAATTACACGCGTCCGATTACCCAGTTGGTGCATTTGCTTTCTGAATGA